From Salinibacterium sp. ZJ450, one genomic window encodes:
- a CDS encoding magnesium transporter CorA family protein — translation MNTRLYRHGALESRDFPMADVSDLVLGEGVAVWADFISPTAEDLAQIEEELGLHHLAIEDAVHEYQRPKLDRYDTHLFLAAYSATLDPETGELQESEVKAFITPHALITIHGPEFDMSPVVRRWDNDSRLSTHGASFLLWGLLDEIVDGHFDTVQGLDEQIDSLEEALFAEKPRNGDIQRRSFELRKSLVRLRRIVMPMREVVNTIMRRDFDVMPREMMPYFQDVYDHVLRATDWTDSLRDLVTTILETNVGLQGNRMNMIMKKVTSWAAIIAVPTAITGYYGQNVPYPGFAEPWGFWFSSASILVISFGLYFTFKRQDWL, via the coding sequence GTGAACACTCGCTTGTACCGTCACGGCGCGCTCGAGTCGCGCGACTTTCCGATGGCCGACGTCTCCGATCTGGTGCTCGGCGAAGGCGTGGCGGTGTGGGCGGACTTCATCTCGCCGACCGCCGAGGACCTCGCGCAGATCGAGGAGGAGCTCGGCCTGCATCACCTCGCGATTGAGGATGCGGTGCACGAGTACCAGCGGCCGAAGCTCGACCGGTACGACACCCACCTGTTCCTCGCCGCGTACAGTGCCACGCTCGATCCTGAGACCGGTGAGCTTCAGGAATCCGAGGTGAAGGCGTTCATCACCCCGCACGCGCTGATCACCATCCACGGGCCGGAATTCGACATGTCGCCGGTGGTGCGCCGCTGGGACAACGACTCCCGACTCTCGACGCACGGGGCCTCGTTCCTGCTGTGGGGGTTGCTCGATGAGATCGTCGACGGGCATTTCGACACGGTGCAGGGACTGGACGAGCAGATCGACAGCCTGGAAGAGGCGCTGTTCGCGGAGAAACCGCGCAACGGCGACATCCAGCGCCGCTCCTTTGAATTACGCAAGAGCCTGGTGCGCCTGCGCCGCATCGTGATGCCGATGCGCGAGGTCGTCAACACGATCATGCGCCGCGACTTCGACGTGATGCCGCGGGAGATGATGCCGTATTTCCAGGATGTCTATGACCACGTTCTGCGGGCCACCGACTGGACCGACTCGCTGCGCGATCTGGTTACCACGATCCTGGAGACCAACGTGGGGCTGCAGGGCAACCGGATGAACATGATCATGAAGAAGGTGACCAGCTGGGCGGCGATCATCGCGGTGCCGACCGCGATCACCGGCTACTACGGGCAGAACGTGCCGTACCCCGGCTTCGCCGAGCCGTGGGGCTTCTGGTTCTCGTCCGCGTCGATTCTGGTGATCTCGTTCGGCCTGTACTTCACGTTCAAACGGCAGGACTGGTTGTAG
- a CDS encoding DUF4386 domain-containing protein, whose amino-acid sequence MSVLVGVSLIVVPLLFNAFYAALAITFEYPDILRQPSRDVLAKFRAGGTRLVLLWWGLAVSAVLFIAIAVLTASVIRAADGTLLLATVVVGVLAGLVQALGLMRWPFLVPYLARTASDASLPAAERDAAGVVFQSFNRYLGVAVGEHLGYALTGLWSILFSVAALTATDLPVWLSLAGVVIGVVLMIGSLEFVGPAEPNGWAPAGMLVPIGYTLWSVWLIVLGIFVLIG is encoded by the coding sequence ATGAGCGTTCTCGTGGGAGTGTCACTCATCGTTGTTCCGCTGCTGTTCAACGCGTTCTACGCGGCCCTGGCGATCACCTTCGAGTACCCCGACATCCTGCGCCAGCCCAGCCGGGATGTGCTCGCCAAGTTCCGGGCGGGCGGTACCCGCCTCGTTCTGTTGTGGTGGGGCCTTGCCGTGTCGGCGGTGCTGTTCATCGCCATTGCCGTGCTGACCGCCAGCGTGATCCGCGCCGCTGACGGCACCCTGCTGCTGGCGACCGTCGTGGTCGGCGTTCTGGCGGGCCTCGTGCAGGCGCTCGGTCTGATGCGGTGGCCGTTTCTTGTGCCGTACCTCGCCCGCACCGCGTCGGACGCGTCGCTGCCGGCCGCCGAGCGGGATGCCGCGGGCGTGGTGTTTCAGTCGTTCAACCGTTACCTCGGGGTCGCCGTGGGCGAACACCTCGGCTACGCGTTGACCGGGCTGTGGAGCATCCTGTTCTCGGTCGCCGCGCTGACGGCCACCGACCTGCCGGTGTGGCTGAGCCTTGCCGGCGTCGTCATCGGCGTGGTGTTGATGATCGGCTCGCTTGAGTTCGTCGGCCCCGCCGAGCCGAACGGCTGGGCGCCTGCGGGCATGCTGGTGCCGATCGGGTACACACTGTGGTCGGTGTGGCTGATCGTGCTCGGCATCTTCGTGCTGATCGGCTGA
- a CDS encoding peroxiredoxin gives MALEIDTHAPDFELPNQFGEHIRLSEFRGKKPVVLVFFPLAFTGVCTGELCALRDNLELFQQNGVELIGISVDSKASLRAFAEQEGYDFTLLADFWPHGGVSKEYGVFVEEKGFATRATFVIDTEGVIRARFINAPGEPRDIAEYRTALTLVTPARVG, from the coding sequence ATGGCTTTGGAAATCGATACCCACGCCCCCGACTTTGAGCTCCCCAATCAGTTCGGTGAGCACATCCGACTGTCCGAATTCCGGGGCAAGAAGCCGGTTGTGCTGGTGTTCTTCCCGCTGGCGTTCACGGGTGTCTGCACCGGTGAACTGTGCGCGCTGCGCGACAACCTCGAGTTGTTCCAGCAGAACGGCGTGGAGCTGATCGGCATCTCGGTCGACTCGAAGGCGTCGCTTCGCGCGTTCGCCGAGCAGGAGGGCTACGACTTCACCCTGCTCGCCGACTTCTGGCCACACGGTGGCGTGTCGAAGGAGTACGGCGTGTTTGTCGAGGAGAAGGGATTCGCGACGCGGGCCACCTTCGTGATCGACACCGAGGGCGTGATTCGCGCCCGCTTCATCAACGCTCCCGGTGAACCGCGTGACATTGCCGAGTATCGGACCGCGCTAACGCTGGTTACGCCCGCTCGCGTTGGCTGA
- the aceE gene encoding pyruvate dehydrogenase (acetyl-transferring), homodimeric type, with amino-acid sequence MTVNDQDPYSVHHADVDPEETAEWQESLDAVVAEKGHERGREIILNLLKRSKELQLGVPMVPTTDFINTIAPEDEPEFPGNEALERQYRAWIRWNAAITVHRAQRPDISVGGHIATYASSSSLYEIGENYFFRGQDHESGGDQVFFQGHASPGMYARAFLEGRLSAEQLDGFRQEKSKAPNGLSSYPHPRLMPDFWQFPTVSMGLGPINAIYQAQSNKYLANRGIKDTGDQHVWAFLGDGEMDEVESRGALQWATNEGLDNLTFVVNCNLQRLDGPVRGNGKIMQELESFFRGAGWHVIKVVWGREWDDLLARDKDGALVNLMNVTPDGDYQTYKAEDGAFVRENFFGRDPRTAELVKDYTDEQIWGLKRGGHDYRKVYAAFKAAAEHKGGQPTVILAHTIKGYGLGKSFEGRNATHQMKKLTLPDLKQFRDEMRIPITDEQLEADPYQPPYYHPGENDEAIQYLQERRRELGGYVPERRSKYTQLNLPDDSLYEVTKRGSGKQMVATTMAFARLLKDLLRSKDFGHRVVPIIPDEARTFGMDAYFPTAKIYNPHGQHYMSVDRELLLAYKESPQGQIVHVGINEAGAFAAFTAAATAYSTHGEPLIPVYVFYSMFGFQRTGDAMWAAGDQMARGFIIGATAGRTTLTGEGLQHADGHSLLLAATNPAVVSYDPAYGYELGRIVQAGLERMYGGQHPNPNVMYYLTVYNEPMQQPVEPENLDVDGLLKGIYQLNQGTATGPKAQLLASGVALPWALEAQAMLAADWNVSADVWSVTSWTELRRDGLAAEQHNFLHPDEEPQVPYVTQKLSGREGPFLAVTDFMHAVPDQIRQFVPGDYATLGADDFGFSDTRAAARRYFKIDGPSLVVRTLESLAKQGKVDRAVIGQAIEKYQLHDVSAGSTGTAGGES; translated from the coding sequence GTGACGGTAAACGACCAGGACCCGTACTCGGTGCATCACGCCGACGTCGACCCGGAAGAAACCGCTGAATGGCAAGAGTCGCTCGACGCTGTCGTCGCGGAGAAGGGCCATGAACGCGGGCGGGAGATCATCCTGAACCTGCTGAAGCGGTCGAAAGAACTGCAGCTGGGTGTTCCGATGGTTCCGACCACCGACTTCATCAACACCATCGCACCAGAAGACGAACCGGAATTCCCCGGCAACGAGGCGCTTGAGCGTCAGTACCGGGCGTGGATCCGCTGGAACGCCGCCATCACCGTGCACCGTGCACAGCGCCCCGACATCTCCGTCGGCGGACACATCGCCACGTACGCGTCATCCTCGTCGCTGTATGAGATCGGCGAGAACTACTTCTTCCGCGGCCAGGACCATGAGTCCGGCGGCGATCAGGTCTTCTTCCAGGGCCACGCCTCCCCCGGCATGTACGCGCGCGCCTTCCTCGAGGGCCGGCTGAGCGCAGAGCAGCTCGACGGATTCCGTCAGGAGAAGTCGAAGGCACCGAACGGCCTGAGCTCCTACCCGCACCCGCGGTTGATGCCGGACTTCTGGCAGTTCCCCACCGTGTCGATGGGACTCGGCCCGATCAACGCGATCTACCAGGCCCAGTCCAACAAGTACCTCGCGAACCGTGGCATCAAGGACACCGGCGACCAGCACGTCTGGGCGTTCCTCGGCGACGGCGAGATGGACGAGGTCGAGAGCCGCGGCGCCCTGCAGTGGGCCACCAACGAAGGCCTCGACAACCTCACCTTCGTGGTCAACTGCAACCTGCAGCGACTCGACGGCCCGGTGCGCGGCAACGGCAAGATCATGCAGGAACTGGAAAGCTTCTTCCGCGGCGCCGGCTGGCACGTGATCAAGGTGGTCTGGGGACGCGAGTGGGATGACCTGCTCGCCCGCGACAAGGACGGCGCGCTCGTCAACCTGATGAACGTCACTCCGGATGGCGACTACCAGACCTACAAGGCTGAAGACGGCGCGTTCGTGCGTGAGAACTTCTTCGGCCGCGACCCGCGCACCGCGGAATTGGTCAAGGACTACACCGACGAGCAGATCTGGGGTCTCAAACGCGGCGGTCACGACTACCGCAAGGTTTACGCGGCGTTCAAGGCGGCAGCCGAGCACAAGGGCGGACAGCCCACCGTGATCCTGGCGCACACCATCAAGGGCTACGGCCTCGGCAAGTCCTTTGAGGGCCGCAATGCGACCCACCAGATGAAGAAGCTGACGCTGCCCGACCTGAAGCAGTTCCGTGACGAGATGCGCATCCCGATCACCGACGAGCAGCTCGAAGCCGACCCGTATCAGCCGCCGTACTACCACCCCGGCGAGAACGACGAGGCTATCCAGTATCTGCAGGAGCGTCGCCGCGAACTCGGCGGATACGTTCCGGAACGCCGCAGCAAGTACACCCAGCTGAATCTGCCGGATGACTCGCTGTACGAGGTCACCAAGCGTGGCTCTGGCAAGCAGATGGTGGCGACCACCATGGCGTTCGCCCGGCTGCTGAAGGACCTGCTGCGCTCCAAGGACTTCGGTCACCGTGTCGTGCCGATCATCCCCGACGAGGCCCGCACGTTCGGCATGGACGCGTACTTCCCGACTGCGAAGATCTACAACCCGCACGGCCAGCACTACATGTCGGTCGACCGGGAGCTGCTGCTCGCCTACAAGGAGAGCCCGCAGGGCCAGATCGTGCACGTCGGCATCAACGAGGCTGGAGCTTTCGCTGCCTTCACCGCCGCGGCCACCGCGTACTCGACACACGGCGAGCCGCTAATCCCGGTGTACGTGTTCTACTCGATGTTCGGGTTCCAGCGCACCGGCGACGCCATGTGGGCAGCCGGCGACCAGATGGCCCGAGGCTTCATCATCGGCGCCACCGCCGGACGCACCACCCTCACCGGTGAAGGCCTGCAGCACGCGGACGGACACTCCCTCCTCCTGGCAGCCACCAACCCGGCCGTCGTCAGCTACGACCCGGCGTACGGCTATGAGCTGGGCCGGATCGTGCAGGCCGGACTCGAGCGGATGTACGGCGGGCAGCACCCGAACCCGAACGTCATGTACTACCTCACCGTGTACAACGAGCCGATGCAGCAGCCGGTCGAGCCGGAGAACCTGGATGTCGATGGCCTGCTGAAGGGCATCTACCAGCTGAACCAGGGAACCGCGACCGGCCCGAAGGCACAGCTGCTGGCCTCCGGCGTCGCCCTGCCGTGGGCGCTGGAAGCCCAGGCCATGCTCGCCGCAGACTGGAACGTCTCGGCGGATGTCTGGAGCGTGACGTCCTGGACCGAACTGCGCCGCGACGGCCTCGCCGCCGAGCAGCACAACTTCCTGCACCCTGACGAGGAACCGCAGGTGCCGTATGTGACGCAGAAGCTGTCTGGCAGGGAGGGACCGTTCCTTGCGGTGACCGACTTCATGCACGCGGTGCCCGACCAGATCCGGCAGTTCGTGCCGGGCGACTACGCCACGCTCGGCGCGGATGACTTCGGCTTCTCGGACACCCGCGCCGCCGCTCGCCGCTACTTCAAGATCGACGGCCCGTCGCTGGTGGTGCGCACCCTCGAGTCGCTCGCGAAGCAGGGCAAGGTCGACCGCGCGGTCATCGGTCAGGCGATCGAGAAGTACCAGCTGCACGACGTGAGCGCTGGCAGCACCGGCACGGCCGGCGGGGAGAGCTAG
- a CDS encoding CdaR family transcriptional regulator: protein MPTPKTKQQTLAWLRAVSGELATATIKRLEETLPWYSDMPPGRRSAVGMVAQAGITSFIAWYDDPKSTPWIAADVFGVAPRELLRSVSLQQTLQLIRVTVELVEDRVKDGDDSLREAILLYSREIAFAAADVYARAAEARGLWDARLEALVVDSILSGEYDNELPSRIAALGWNGHGEACVLVGTAPHMLDVDQLRRTARHLEADLLIGVQGNRLVLVIGRARAAAADLAEDAPAPMPFIDIATQLEPGFGPGHLVLGPEVETLVDASRSAKAALAGFAVAKAWRNAPRPTLADDLLPERALAGDPIARSTLINRIYRPLKNHSTDLLTTLWCYLDNGRSLEATARELFVHPNTVRYRLKRISEVIGWDATGAREALILQSALIIGSIAEPDGQKRR from the coding sequence GTGCCCACGCCCAAAACCAAACAGCAGACGCTCGCATGGTTGCGCGCGGTCTCGGGCGAGCTCGCGACCGCAACGATCAAGCGTCTGGAGGAGACGCTGCCCTGGTATAGCGACATGCCGCCAGGGCGGCGCTCCGCTGTCGGGATGGTCGCGCAGGCCGGCATCACCTCGTTCATCGCCTGGTACGACGACCCGAAGTCCACGCCGTGGATCGCCGCGGATGTTTTCGGTGTGGCGCCGCGCGAGCTGCTGCGTTCGGTGAGCCTGCAGCAGACACTGCAGCTGATCCGGGTGACCGTGGAACTGGTCGAAGACCGGGTGAAGGACGGCGACGACTCACTGCGTGAGGCGATCCTGCTGTACTCGCGCGAGATCGCCTTCGCCGCCGCCGACGTCTACGCCCGCGCGGCCGAGGCTCGTGGCCTGTGGGATGCGCGCCTGGAGGCGCTCGTGGTCGACTCGATCCTCTCCGGCGAGTACGACAATGAACTTCCCAGCCGGATCGCTGCGCTGGGCTGGAACGGCCACGGCGAGGCCTGCGTGCTGGTGGGCACCGCGCCGCACATGCTCGACGTCGACCAGCTGCGCCGCACCGCCCGCCACCTCGAGGCGGACCTGTTGATCGGGGTGCAGGGCAACCGCCTGGTGCTGGTCATCGGCCGCGCCCGCGCCGCCGCCGCCGACTTGGCCGAGGATGCGCCGGCCCCCATGCCGTTCATCGACATCGCCACCCAGCTGGAACCTGGCTTTGGACCCGGCCATCTGGTGCTCGGCCCCGAGGTGGAGACCCTGGTCGATGCATCCCGCAGCGCGAAGGCCGCACTCGCCGGGTTTGCCGTCGCCAAGGCCTGGCGCAACGCGCCGCGCCCCACGCTCGCGGACGACCTGCTGCCGGAGCGCGCCCTGGCCGGGGATCCAATCGCGCGCAGCACGCTGATCAATCGCATCTACCGTCCCCTGAAGAACCACTCCACCGATCTGCTGACCACGCTGTGGTGCTATCTCGACAACGGCCGCTCACTCGAAGCCACCGCCCGGGAGCTGTTCGTGCACCCGAACACGGTGCGGTACCGCCTGAAGCGGATCAGCGAGGTCATCGGCTGGGACGCCACCGGCGCCCGCGAGGCGCTCATCCTGCAGTCCGCCCTGATCATCGGCTCGATCGCGGAACCGGACGGGCAGAAACGGCGCTGA
- a CDS encoding ACP S-malonyltransferase produces MIVVVAPGQGSQTPGFLEPWLAEERFRDQLSRISDTIGMDLVAHGTVSDADTIRDTAVAQPLIVAAGLLTLSALLDGGRRKKLGGIAGHSVGEITAAAGAGVLSESDAMRFVRERGTAMATAAAEVHTGMSAVVGGDEAELLETLDRLGLFPANFNGGGQIVVAGELPALDELKAAPPAGSRVIPLQVAGAFHTRYMASAVNHLRDVAATLTVTDPTLALWTNRDGKQVASGPVFVDLLVGQVSSPVRWDLTMGSLATAGVTGIIELAPAGALVGLAKRGLRGVPTVAVKTPDDLPAALEMIDTNA; encoded by the coding sequence GTGATTGTTGTCGTTGCCCCCGGACAGGGCTCACAGACCCCAGGGTTCCTCGAACCCTGGCTGGCCGAAGAGCGATTCCGCGACCAGCTCAGCCGTATCTCGGACACCATCGGAATGGATCTGGTCGCCCACGGCACCGTGTCCGATGCCGACACCATCCGTGACACGGCGGTCGCCCAGCCCCTCATCGTGGCGGCAGGCCTCCTCACCCTGAGTGCCCTCCTCGACGGCGGCCGCCGTAAGAAGCTCGGCGGCATCGCCGGGCACTCCGTCGGCGAGATCACCGCGGCGGCAGGTGCCGGCGTGCTGTCAGAGTCCGACGCCATGCGGTTCGTGCGCGAACGCGGCACGGCGATGGCGACCGCAGCGGCCGAGGTGCACACCGGGATGAGCGCCGTCGTGGGCGGCGATGAAGCGGAGCTGCTCGAGACGCTCGACCGGCTCGGCCTGTTCCCGGCCAACTTCAATGGCGGTGGCCAGATCGTGGTCGCCGGCGAACTGCCTGCACTGGACGAGTTGAAGGCTGCCCCTCCTGCCGGATCACGGGTGATCCCGCTGCAGGTCGCCGGGGCGTTCCACACCCGTTACATGGCCTCGGCCGTGAACCACCTCCGCGACGTGGCGGCCACCCTGACGGTGACCGACCCGACGCTTGCGCTCTGGACTAACCGGGACGGCAAGCAGGTGGCATCCGGCCCGGTGTTCGTCGATCTGCTGGTCGGCCAGGTGTCATCGCCGGTGCGCTGGGACCTCACCATGGGGTCCCTCGCGACCGCCGGAGTGACCGGCATCATCGAGCTTGCCCCCGCCGGCGCGCTGGTCGGCCTCGCCAAGCGCGGGCTGCGCGGCGTTCCCACGGTGGCCGTGAAGACTCCCGACGACCTGCCCGCCGCCCTCGAAATGATTGATACGAACGCATGA
- a CDS encoding beta-ketoacyl-ACP synthase III has product MTHPTLTQSRGVEFTRIYSYGAARGDVSVPNEDLIGPIDSSDEWIRQRTGIITRTRASAEVSAVDLATEAGREAIEASGIRPDQIDLVIAATISNVRQTPSMAAVVADNLGANPAAAYDSNAACAGFSYAITQADALIRSGAAHYALVIGAEKLSDVVDPTDRSISFLLGDGAGAAVVGPSDFPGIAAPVWGSDGSRAGAVTMNSTLVEYRDGKAEWPTLRQEGQTVFRWAVWEMAKVAKQALEAAGVTSDQLAAFIPHQANMRIIDEFAKQLKLPESVVIARDIETTGNTSAASIPLATHRLLKEHPELSGGLALQIGFGAGLVFGAQVIVLP; this is encoded by the coding sequence ATGACGCATCCCACCCTTACTCAGTCTCGCGGCGTGGAGTTCACGCGCATCTACAGCTACGGAGCTGCCCGCGGCGACGTCAGCGTGCCGAATGAGGATCTGATCGGCCCGATCGACTCCAGCGATGAGTGGATCCGGCAGCGCACGGGCATCATCACCCGCACCCGGGCCTCCGCCGAGGTATCTGCGGTTGACCTCGCCACCGAGGCCGGTCGTGAAGCGATCGAGGCATCCGGCATCCGTCCCGATCAGATCGACCTCGTCATCGCGGCGACGATCAGCAATGTGCGCCAGACCCCATCGATGGCGGCCGTCGTCGCCGACAACCTCGGCGCGAACCCGGCAGCCGCCTACGACTCCAACGCCGCCTGCGCCGGATTCAGCTACGCCATCACCCAGGCCGATGCCCTAATCCGCAGCGGGGCAGCCCACTACGCCCTCGTGATCGGCGCCGAGAAGCTCTCAGACGTTGTCGACCCAACCGATCGATCGATCTCCTTCCTGCTCGGCGACGGAGCCGGTGCCGCCGTGGTCGGCCCGAGCGACTTCCCGGGCATCGCAGCGCCGGTATGGGGCTCAGACGGCTCGCGAGCCGGTGCTGTGACCATGAACTCCACGCTCGTCGAGTACCGCGACGGCAAGGCCGAGTGGCCCACGCTGCGCCAGGAAGGCCAGACGGTCTTCCGCTGGGCGGTCTGGGAGATGGCCAAGGTCGCCAAGCAGGCCCTTGAGGCTGCGGGCGTCACCAGCGACCAGCTCGCCGCGTTCATCCCCCACCAGGCGAACATGCGCATCATCGACGAGTTCGCCAAGCAGCTGAAGCTGCCGGAGAGCGTCGTGATCGCCCGAGACATCGAGACCACCGGAAACACGTCCGCTGCCTCGATTCCCCTCGCCACTCACCGGCTGCTCAAGGAACATCCCGAACTCAGCGGCGGGCTTGCGCTGCAAATCGGGTTCGGCGCGGGCCTCGTATTCGGGGCCCAAGTAATAGTTCTTCCGTAG
- a CDS encoding acyl carrier protein: MALSTEEVLAGLAELVNDETGIATDTVELDKSFTDDLDIDSISMMTIVVNAEEKFDVKIPDEEVKNLKTVGDAVTFIVNAQA, encoded by the coding sequence ATGGCATTGTCCACCGAAGAAGTACTTGCCGGCCTGGCAGAACTCGTCAACGACGAAACCGGCATTGCAACCGACACGGTTGAACTCGACAAGTCGTTCACCGACGACCTGGACATCGACTCGATCTCGATGATGACCATTGTCGTCAACGCCGAAGAGAAGTTCGACGTGAAGATCCCCGACGAAGAGGTCAAGAACCTCAAGACCGTCGGCGACGCTGTGACCTTCATCGTCAACGCCCAGGCCTAG
- the fabF gene encoding beta-ketoacyl-ACP synthase II codes for MTKKIVVTGIGATSPLGGTARDTWNALLAGESGITRLEQEWVERYELPVKFAGQAKVPAADVLERQEIKRLDPSSQFALIAAREAWADAGAPNVDPLRVGVDYSTGIGGLWTLLDAFETLKEKGPRRVLPMTIPMIMPNGAAAAISMNIPSRAYARTVVSACASSTEALANAYEHLQQGLADVVIAGGTEAVVHPLPIAAFAAMQALSRRNDDPATASRPYDSERDGFVLSEGAGALVLETEEHALARGARIYAELAGAAVTADSYHITAPDPEGSAAARAMLDALEQAGATPQDVHHINAHATSTPVGDIAEYNAMLRVFGDHLPNIPVSATKAATGHLLGGTGALEAIFTILALHERTAPPTINLTNQDPAIPLDVVTTPRKLPEGPLLAISNSFGFGGHNAVAAFRTYS; via the coding sequence ATGACCAAAAAGATTGTCGTCACCGGTATCGGCGCGACCTCCCCCCTGGGCGGAACCGCCCGGGACACCTGGAACGCGCTCCTCGCGGGCGAGTCCGGGATCACCCGCCTCGAGCAGGAATGGGTGGAACGCTACGAACTCCCCGTGAAGTTCGCCGGTCAGGCGAAGGTTCCTGCCGCAGACGTTCTGGAGCGCCAGGAGATCAAGCGACTTGACCCGTCGAGCCAGTTCGCGCTGATCGCCGCACGTGAGGCATGGGCGGATGCCGGCGCTCCCAACGTCGACCCGCTGCGCGTGGGCGTCGACTACTCCACCGGAATTGGCGGACTGTGGACCCTCCTTGACGCGTTCGAGACGCTCAAGGAAAAGGGCCCCCGCCGCGTGCTGCCCATGACCATCCCGATGATCATGCCGAACGGCGCAGCCGCCGCGATCAGCATGAACATCCCCTCCCGCGCCTACGCCCGCACCGTGGTGTCCGCCTGCGCATCGAGCACCGAGGCGCTCGCCAACGCCTACGAGCACCTGCAGCAGGGACTCGCGGATGTCGTCATCGCCGGCGGCACCGAGGCCGTCGTGCATCCGCTGCCGATCGCCGCGTTCGCCGCCATGCAGGCGCTGTCACGCCGCAACGACGACCCGGCCACGGCATCCCGACCATACGACAGCGAACGCGACGGCTTCGTCCTCAGCGAAGGAGCCGGCGCACTCGTGCTGGAGACCGAGGAGCACGCGCTCGCCCGCGGCGCCCGGATTTACGCGGAACTCGCCGGAGCGGCTGTCACCGCCGACTCGTATCACATCACTGCGCCCGACCCCGAGGGATCCGCCGCGGCACGGGCCATGCTCGACGCGCTCGAGCAGGCCGGCGCCACGCCGCAGGACGTGCACCACATCAACGCGCACGCCACCTCCACCCCGGTGGGCGACATCGCCGAGTACAACGCCATGCTGCGTGTCTTCGGTGACCATCTGCCCAACATCCCCGTGTCGGCGACGAAGGCCGCCACCGGGCACCTGCTCGGCGGCACCGGCGCGCTGGAGGCGATCTTCACGATCCTCGCCTTGCACGAGCGCACCGCTCCCCCGACGATCAACCTCACCAACCAGGATCCAGCGATCCCGCTCGATGTCGTCACCACGCCGCGCAAGCTGCCGGAAGGACCGCTGCTCGCGATCAGCAACTCGTTCGGCTTCGGCGGACACAACGCCGTGGCGGCCTTCCGCACTTACAGCTAA
- a CDS encoding DUF3145 domain-containing protein, whose protein sequence is MAAATARGVIYVHSAPRALCPHVEWAAGRALGRAVNFAWTSQPVLRGAQRTEFYWEGDKGTGARLASALRGWEHLRYEVTEDAGLGTDGGRWMHTPDLGIYYAQTDTAGNTVIPEDRVRYAMEIAGTNALELHRELRLALGHAWDQELEPFRYAGEDSQVVWLHKVG, encoded by the coding sequence GTGGCTGCTGCAACTGCGCGCGGAGTGATTTATGTTCACTCCGCCCCTCGCGCGCTCTGCCCCCATGTCGAATGGGCTGCAGGTCGCGCTCTTGGTCGTGCCGTGAATTTTGCCTGGACCAGCCAGCCGGTGCTGCGTGGCGCCCAGCGCACCGAGTTCTACTGGGAAGGCGACAAGGGCACCGGTGCCCGGTTGGCGTCGGCCCTGCGCGGCTGGGAGCACCTGCGCTACGAGGTGACCGAGGACGCCGGCCTTGGTACCGACGGCGGTCGCTGGATGCACACTCCCGACCTCGGCATCTACTACGCACAGACCGACACGGCGGGAAACACGGTGATCCCGGAGGATCGCGTGCGGTACGCCATGGAGATCGCAGGAACCAACGCGCTTGAACTACACCGCGAACTGCGTCTGGCCCTCGGCCACGCGTGGGATCAAGAACTGGAGCCCTTCCGGTACGCCGGAGAGGACAGCCAGGTGGTGTGGCTTCACAAGGTGGGGTGA
- a CDS encoding PadR family transcriptional regulator yields the protein MSTRMAILAVLTLGPAYGYQLHGEVVERTGRERPLNAGQVYSTLDRLKRDSLVRDAGLSDDRLPLYELSPTGAAAASEWLTDASTADWGDMVERVLLARSLPGFDASDLIASARLAWLHRASAATGPRVQATRLLAEAALRWLDDLPPTRGWPVRTDRPKRGRRRIPQAA from the coding sequence ATGTCAACCCGGATGGCGATTCTCGCCGTGCTCACGCTCGGCCCCGCCTATGGATATCAGCTGCACGGTGAGGTCGTGGAACGCACAGGGCGCGAGCGTCCCCTTAACGCCGGGCAGGTGTACTCCACGCTCGACCGGTTGAAACGTGATTCCCTGGTGCGCGACGCCGGCCTGAGCGATGATCGACTCCCCCTCTACGAGCTCAGCCCGACGGGCGCGGCCGCCGCATCGGAGTGGCTCACGGATGCCTCGACCGCTGACTGGGGCGACATGGTCGAACGCGTGCTGCTGGCACGTTCCCTTCCGGGCTTTGACGCGAGCGACCTGATCGCCTCGGCGCGTCTGGCCTGGCTGCACCGGGCCTCGGCAGCCACCGGACCGCGGGTTCAGGCGACGCGGCTGCTTGCCGAAGCGGCGCTGCGCTGGCTGGACGACCTGCCGCCCACCCGCGGCTGGCCGGTGCGCACCGACCGCCCGAAGCGAGGCCGTCGCCGCATCCCGCAAGCCGCCTGA